In Betta splendens chromosome 19, fBetSpl5.4, whole genome shotgun sequence, the following proteins share a genomic window:
- the LOC114846413 gene encoding melanopsin-A-like isoform X1: MDSRLLGGKGLPTSDPSARAPWNLSSINPHRLMELSPVATPGSASPNRPFPTVDVPDHAHYIIGVVIMAVGITGMLGNFLVIYAFCRSRGLRTPSNVFIINLAVADFLMCLTQTPVFFITSMHKRWIFGNKGCEVYAFCGALFGICSMMTLMVIAVDRYMVITRPLASLGVMSSRKALNILAVVWLYSMGWSLPPFFGWSAYVPEGLMTSCSWDYMTFTPSVRSYTMLLFTFVFFIPLAIIVFCYCRIFRAIRHTTRAIARMNCEGGKDSAKRFHKMKSEWKMAKIALVVILLFVVSWAPYSCAALTAFAGYADLLTPYMNSVPAVIAKASAIHNPIVYAITHPKYRSALGRYVPYLGVLLCVPGRDRFSSSSFQSTRRSTLSQSESRGPGKLRPSSQSESESAHFSDTEEDCSTRTPVGRQSSGDGKQVRRVSQRSKVKGHNAGGAESTDPVRGHLSQMPDSRPRTASQRSSSVIITSVSGPSVLPGPPDDPEVNQMELLDIGRLKTTA, encoded by the exons ATGGATTCCAGGCTGCTGGGCGGAAAGGGGCTCCCCACGTCGGACCCAAGCGCCCGCGCGCCGTGGAACCTCAGCTCCATCAACCCGCACCGCTTAATGGAGCTGTCTCCGGTCGCTACACCT GGCTCTGCGAGTCCCAACCGCCCGTTTCCCACCGTCGACGTCCCCGACCACGCCCACTACATCATCGGCGTGGTCATCATGGCCGTGGGCATCACGGGCATGCTGGGAAACTTCCTGGTCATATACGCCTTCTGCAG GAGCAGAGGCCTGCGCACGCCGTCCAACGTCTTCATCATTAACCTTGCGGTGGCCGACTTCCTCATGTGTCTCACGCAGACCCCCGTCTTCTTCATCACCAGCATGCATAAGCGCTGGATCTTCGGAAACAAAG GCTGCGAGGTGTACGCCTTCTGTGGAGCCCTCTTTGGGATCTGCAGCATGATGACCCTGATGGTGATCGCGGTGGACCGGTACATGGTGATCACCCGGCCGCTGGCCTCCCTGGGTGTGATGTCCAGCAGGAAGGCCCTGAACATCCTGGCCGTGGTGTGGCTCTACTCCATGGGCTGGAGTCTGCCCCCGTTCTTCGGCTGGA GCGCCTACGTGCCCGAGGGCCTGATGACCTCCTGCTCCTGGGACTACATGACCTTCACCCCCTCCGTGCGCTCCTACACCATGCTGCTCTTCACCTTCGTCTTCTTCATCCCCCTGGCCATCATCGTCTTCTGCTACTGCCGCATCTTCAGGGCCATCCGGCACACGACCCG AGCGATAGCGAGGATGAACTGCGAGGGGGGCAAGGACTCGGCCAAGAGGTTCCATAAGATGAAGAGCGAGTGGAAGATGGCCAAGATCGCGCTGGTCGTCATCCTGCTCTTCGTCGTCTCCTGGGCCCCGTACTCGTGTGCGGCCCTCACCGCGTTCGCTGG ATACGCTGACCTGTTGACTCCTTACATGAACTCTGTTCCCGCTGTGATCGCCAAAGCATCTGCCATCCACAACCCCATCGTCTACGCTATAACGCACCCAAAGTACAG GTCGGCCCTCGGCAGGTACGTTCCCTACCTGGGCGTCCTGCTGTGCGTGCCCGGCAGGGaccgcttcagcagcagcagcttccagtcCACGCGCCGCTCCACCCTCAGCCAGTCAGAGAGCAGAGGGCCCGGCAAGCTCCGCCCCTCGTCCCAGTCTGAGAGCGAATCA GCCCACTTCTCAGACACGGAGGAGGACTGCTCCACCCGCACGCCCGTTGGCCGCCAGTCGTCCGGCGATGGCAAACAGGTGCGCCGCGTCAGCCAGAGGTCAAAAGTCAAGGGTCACAACGCAGGAGGAGCTGAGTCCACTGACCCGGTCAGGGGTCACCTCTCTCAGATGCCT GACTCGAGGCCGAGGACTGCGTCTCAGAGATCCTCGTCGGTCATCATCACCTCCGTGTCCGGCCCGTCTGTGCTGCCCGGTCCCCCGGACGACCCAGAAGTGAACCAGATGGAGCTTCTGGACATCGGCAGACTGAAGACGACAGCGTGA
- the LOC114846413 gene encoding melanopsin-A-like isoform X2 codes for MDSRLLGGKGLPTSDPSARAPWNLSSINPHRLMELSPVATPGSASPNRPFPTVDVPDHAHYIIGVVIMAVGITGMLGNFLVIYAFCRSRGLRTPSNVFIINLAVADFLMCLTQTPVFFITSMHKRWIFGNKGCEVYAFCGALFGICSMMTLMVIAVDRYMVITRPLASLGVMSSRKALNILAVVWLYSMGWSLPPFFGWSAYVPEGLMTSCSWDYMTFTPSVRSYTMLLFTFVFFIPLAIIVFCYCRIFRAIRHTTRAIARMNCEGGKDSAKRFHKMKSEWKMAKIALVVILLFVVSWAPYSCAALTAFAGYADLLTPYMNSVPAVIAKASAIHNPIVYAITHPKYRSALGRYVPYLGVLLCVPGRDRFSSSSFQSTRRSTLSQSESRGPGKLRPSSQSESESVSVPPI; via the exons ATGGATTCCAGGCTGCTGGGCGGAAAGGGGCTCCCCACGTCGGACCCAAGCGCCCGCGCGCCGTGGAACCTCAGCTCCATCAACCCGCACCGCTTAATGGAGCTGTCTCCGGTCGCTACACCT GGCTCTGCGAGTCCCAACCGCCCGTTTCCCACCGTCGACGTCCCCGACCACGCCCACTACATCATCGGCGTGGTCATCATGGCCGTGGGCATCACGGGCATGCTGGGAAACTTCCTGGTCATATACGCCTTCTGCAG GAGCAGAGGCCTGCGCACGCCGTCCAACGTCTTCATCATTAACCTTGCGGTGGCCGACTTCCTCATGTGTCTCACGCAGACCCCCGTCTTCTTCATCACCAGCATGCATAAGCGCTGGATCTTCGGAAACAAAG GCTGCGAGGTGTACGCCTTCTGTGGAGCCCTCTTTGGGATCTGCAGCATGATGACCCTGATGGTGATCGCGGTGGACCGGTACATGGTGATCACCCGGCCGCTGGCCTCCCTGGGTGTGATGTCCAGCAGGAAGGCCCTGAACATCCTGGCCGTGGTGTGGCTCTACTCCATGGGCTGGAGTCTGCCCCCGTTCTTCGGCTGGA GCGCCTACGTGCCCGAGGGCCTGATGACCTCCTGCTCCTGGGACTACATGACCTTCACCCCCTCCGTGCGCTCCTACACCATGCTGCTCTTCACCTTCGTCTTCTTCATCCCCCTGGCCATCATCGTCTTCTGCTACTGCCGCATCTTCAGGGCCATCCGGCACACGACCCG AGCGATAGCGAGGATGAACTGCGAGGGGGGCAAGGACTCGGCCAAGAGGTTCCATAAGATGAAGAGCGAGTGGAAGATGGCCAAGATCGCGCTGGTCGTCATCCTGCTCTTCGTCGTCTCCTGGGCCCCGTACTCGTGTGCGGCCCTCACCGCGTTCGCTGG ATACGCTGACCTGTTGACTCCTTACATGAACTCTGTTCCCGCTGTGATCGCCAAAGCATCTGCCATCCACAACCCCATCGTCTACGCTATAACGCACCCAAAGTACAG GTCGGCCCTCGGCAGGTACGTTCCCTACCTGGGCGTCCTGCTGTGCGTGCCCGGCAGGGaccgcttcagcagcagcagcttccagtcCACGCGCCGCTCCACCCTCAGCCAGTCAGAGAGCAGAGGGCCCGGCAAGCTCCGCCCCTCGTCCCAGTCTGAGAGCGAATCAGTGAGTGTTCCTCCTATCTAA